The nucleotide window ACATCGCTGTCGGATTGAAAAAGATCCAGCAACTGACCATTCCGCGGTACGACGGTATTCAGGAATTCGAGCACCGCGTCCTGAGCGCGTACTGATGCCAATGGCGAAGCCATTGAATCCTCCACAAAAATGAACCGTGACTGTAACTTCTAACACCACACTTGACAAGTTACTCTCATAATGAATCACTCCCATGCGCATGATTTCTTTAGCATAGGTCGACGGCTCATCTCAACAGGAAGATTCAGGTCTGCTCTTCAGGTATGAGCGCGCGCTCATACCTGCCACTCATACCTCGTCGTGCAATAACGGGAGATAACGGAGCGAGGCCTTGGAGGAACAGAGATAAGCCCACGAAAACGCTACCGCGGGAAAGCATGCCTCACATGCCGTGTCCTCACCGCTGCATAACGGTGATGCGGACCGACAGGCGATCTCAAACTCTATTCGACGGCGACACACAAATGACCGATGCTCACAACTGTCCGATTGCGGCGAATCAGAATGGTATTGTCTTTGTTAGTTTTCCCATTCATTTCATACCTTCGGCTCTCTCGGTACTGGCGTCGAAAGCCAACACGAACGACGAAACATTCGCGATTCGACCGTCGCGACAGCTAAACGTCAATCTGGCTGGCTTCGACGCTCCCTCTTTCAAAGGCCCTTCACTTCGCCGCCATCCATCCGCAACGCCGCGCCGATCAGCCATTCACCCGCTGGGGACAACATGAACGCCATCAGCTCCGCGATATCGTCGGGCTTGCCATAGCGCGTGATGCCGGCTAGCCCCGGGAATTTGTCGAGCGCCTCTTCCACTGTCATACCGTGAGAAGCCGCATACTTTTCCATATACGAGCGGCGCCGATCGGTCATCACGGGGCCTGGAAGCACGCTATTTACGCGTATGCCGTCGCCAATGCCGCGATCCGCAAACGCCTTCGCCATGGCGACGATCGCCGCATTAACGGTCGCAACGGCGGCAAAGCCCGATTTGGGCGCTTCGGCCGAATTGCCGGACGTAAAAATAACCGCACCGCGCGTTGCCTTCAGCGCATCCCACGCGTGAATTGCAAGCCTTCTCGCGCCGTGCAGCTTCAGTGCAAATCCGTCGTCCCATTGTTCGTCGGTCATTTCGAGCACGTCGATTTGCGGTACAGCACCGGCGATGTTGACCACCGCGTCGATTCGACCGAACCGGTCGAGCGTCTTCGCAACCACGGCTTCGGCGGCGATCGGCTCGCGCAGATCGATGCAGATATCGAGCGATTCCGCGCCGGCCGC belongs to Paraburkholderia sp. SOS3 and includes:
- a CDS encoding SDR family oxidoreductase is translated as MEKKIAIVTGASRGIGRATAIRLAQDFGGVAIAARDAELLKATARDVVAAGAESLDICIDLREPIAAEAVVAKTLDRFGRIDAVVNIAGAVPQIDVLEMTDEQWDDGFALKLHGARRLAIHAWDALKATRGAVIFTSGNSAEAPKSGFAAVATVNAAIVAMAKAFADRGIGDGIRVNSVLPGPVMTDRRRSYMEKYAASHGMTVEEALDKFPGLAGITRYGKPDDIAELMAFMLSPAGEWLIGAALRMDGGEVKGL